In Lycium ferocissimum isolate CSIRO_LF1 chromosome 7, AGI_CSIRO_Lferr_CH_V1, whole genome shotgun sequence, the sequence tataaataagtagttacatgtttggataaaagtgcttaaagggtttttagaagtaagggtagtattggaattaatagaaaatataagggacaaaagggtaaagttgttggtcaaatcaaaatggcttttaagcaacaaaaaaaaaaaaattgggattgagcaacttcttggttgtggcttattttaagcactttttaacttaatttaagttgtttttaatttttgccaaacactcaaataaattaaaaatgacttataagctagtttgaccaacttataagccaatccaaacgggctcttagcctcttttttattttttaagtttttttaaagAGAAACTATACTAACTAAATATTTCCAAGTTACTGAAATAGGTTTGGAATATGTTCCCACGAaatatttattcaaaataccgaccttttcaagtatgtttctttaaaaaaaaatacaaaattttattatgttaattaaaAAACTATATTTTATAAACCTGACCTCCTGAGGTCGGTATTCTGGTCAATTCCttgggaaatattttttaaaaaacaaccgcaatattatttttcatacttcttcatcatttcaaaaaaaaaaaaaaaaaaaaaaaaaaacactctctctctctctctctctcacctCCGACGTCGTCTTAGCCCAGCCCCACTCCCCCAGTTCGCCAGCCACCGCCTGCCACCCAAACTTCAAtcagatcattttttttttcaatctcatGCTTATTCATCATTAAATGCATTACATTGTTAATTGTAGTTCAGTTGATTTATATACTTTTGATTATTGTTCATGTTAGTATTTAGGATAATTTAGTTTAGGATTTAGTTGGATTAATTATACATAGAAATAATAGTTAATAAATGAACCTCGAATTGATAGTTACATTgttaaattgaaattgaatccCTTTGAACTTAGTTACATTGGTTGTAGAACTTTGAATTAAACTTCAACCTTAAAGTGAACTTTGAATCTTGAATTGAGTCTTCTAATTGATCattgaaatttgaattaaactcaactttatattataattgaactctgaattaaaataaattgaaccttgaaacaaattgaaatttggaataagaCTAGTCTTAAGTTGAAACTTGAATTAAATTATAATAAGATTAGTTTAAGTAAGTGTTAAATTTGAAATTAACAATATTAGTAGGTGTTGAATCATTACTTAACGTATCTTTAAATATTAGTAGGTGTTAAATTATTACTTAATGAATGTTTAACGATCTCAAACTTTGTGTTTTCTGTGTAGATGGAATATAGTAGTTGGCTATATAATAGGAATTATATTGGCCGAGTGGGGATGAGGGATGAATTTGTAAAAAGTGTCGCTGGTTTTCTTAACTGTGCAATGACACTTGAACACTTTCTACTTAGTGGTTTGATTAAGTGTCCTTGTGAGATATGTCAATGTGGGAAATACTTAACACCGGAGTTTGTTAAGCTTCATCTCTGTCGAAAGAGGTTTAGATAAAATTATACAGTGTggactagtcatggagaaaattGATAGTAATCTTGATAGATTTCAAAACTTTGTTGTTGGTGAAGGTCTACATACACTctatcctccccagaccccacttcgTGGGATTTGACTGggtatgtttttgttgttggtggtggtggtggtggtggtgaaagTAGTAAGTCGGTGGAACCTAATGTCCAAAATTCTAAAATGCACGGCATTGTTCAGGATGCTTTTGGGATGAATTTCGATTTTGAATCTGATGACCATGTTGAAGAAGCtagacgtttttttttttttttttaacagttaCATGTTGTTAGTCGACCATTATGTAACGGGAATCCGCGCTCTCAATTGTCTACTGTTGTTAGATTTATCAAATCAGATTGGAACATTCCTCAAGGTGCAATGGACTTTGTGATTTACCTTATACATGAATTAGTTGACGCAAATCTAGAGATACTTGATAATTACTATAAGGCAAAGAAATTGGTGTCTACGTTAGGACTATCTTCAATGAGAATTGAATGTCGTGAAAATGGTTTCATGTATACTATTAAAATGACGTCGATCTAGAATTTTGTAAGTTTAGGCGATGCATCATTTACCTCTTATACCAAGGTTAAAGAGGTTGTATGCGTCAAATAGCCCCACTCCTCATATGAGATGCACTATGAAAAAAGGACACCTCGTTATGTGTCTTCCATTAGATGAAGAGGCTTAGAGGCATTTTGGATCCGCACTTCGCAGCCGAACCAAAGAATATTAGGTTGGGTTTATGTTTAGATGGATCCACTCCTCATTCTATTTCTGCTGCACCATATTCTTGTTGGCATGTCGTCTTAACACCGTATAATCTTCTCTTGAGATATATATGACTAGTCCATATATATTACTCCTACTTGCATTAATCTTGGCCCGCATAATTCAAAAGATTTGATTGATGTGTCCTTGCAATCTTTGATTGATGATTGAAATAGTTGTTGGTTGAAGGGGTTGAAACATTTGACGTTTTGTTTAAGCAGGATTTTAATCTGCGTGTTGTCTTAATGTGGACTATTACTGATTTTTCTACATACGGGATGTGGTCCAGGTAGATGATAGTTGAAAAGTTAGCTTGTCCCTAtgacatgaaaaatattaaattgttTACTTTAAAACATGGCTAAAAAACTCATGATTTGATTGTCACTATCACTTCTTACCAATGAATCATGAGTTTAGGAGTATGAAAAATGCATTCAAGAAGaaagaacttgaaaaaaatGCATTCAAAAAGAACAAAGTTGAACGAGACTATCCACCTGCAATAGTGTCAGAAGAAGGTAGTTGGGAGATGGTTCAAAACTTTCCAAAGACCACTAAAAAAACAACCGTACAAATTCGACGGGTATGGTGTTGCACATAATTGGACTAACCAGAGCATATTTTCGGAGTTACCATATTGGAAAGATAATCTTCTCCAACATAATCTTGATGTCatgcatattaaaaaaatcactttgaTAATTTGTTCAACACAATAACGGATGTCAAGGGAAGACAAAAGATAATGCTAAGGCTAGAATGAACTTACCAAAATATTGCAGACAAAACGAGCTATGATTACAGGAGAAACAAAACAATCCAAGGCTAGTTATTCATTCACAATGGACCAGGAGCAAAAGATTAGTAAGTCCAGAATGGATATGCGTCAAATTTGGGGAAGCATATCGATAGGGAACAAGAAAAGTTACATGGTATGAAAAATCGTGATTGTCATGTTTTCATGGAAACTATAATCCCCATTGCATTTATCCGGAGGATTCGAGCAACATAGTATCCAAAAGCCAAATGAATGTACAGAAAGTATGTGAGATCATAGAAAACAGCCAATGAATCAGGTATCAAAAAGCAGAAGAAACAACAGACTGGATTTTCATTAACCAGGACTGAATATCAACATGTTTCTCATACAGTTAAAACACATTGAGTTATAGAACAAAAGGACTACTATACAACCTTTGCTGATAGAGGTGGCAATTTTGTCACCTCGAGCTTACACGATCAGCCAAGAGGTTCTGATTATTCGGGACGGCTCTCTAACATAGTAGATGCTATGGTGACAAGGCCGTCTTCATTTGGGAGAGCTCTCTGCCTTGCTAGTACTAGATGTAGAAGTGAAACTAACAGGGCACACCGGATGATCCCTCACGATCAAGCTAAGAAATTCAGGTCTCGCATAGTGCCCAACCACATCGAAATCAAACTTGGCTCGCGCTATTTCTCCCAGATCTGGTAAAATTGAGAGTTAGTAAAAGCTGGACTATGACTCCTTTGTTTTTCTGCTCTTTTTGTGTGTGTGGGGTGTGTGTgttatttttttgggggggcggGGGGTTTAGGACccatttggccataaaattatttattatttcccGGAATaatcttttactttatttgacaatcagtgtttggccatgaaaattccaaagccAACTTGAAGTGGTAttttaaatttggaaaacagCTTATAACTTGTTCCaactcacttttcacttttgaagttgtatttcaaatttgaaaagtaCATTCAAGCATGAACATTAtcccaaatattctttgcaaaattataaccaaacacaactccatcttcaactccaactccaactccacaaattccaaataaagtgaaaactatttggaatctatggccaaatgcctacttaaTGTCAATTTGAGAAAGCAAAATAAGAAAGCTCAGTACCGTACCTAGATCAGCTGAGATGAGTGCCTCCCCTTCATAATTTGGTCCTGCCAGAACAGCCCCTGATGGTGATATAATTACACTACCACCAGCACAAACAACGGAATCTGGTGTAAGGTCATCTTCTGTGCCGGAAAAAACATATTCCGGTGGAGGTGGATAATCTTTCCTTCTACAGAACTGATTGGCCGATAAAACAAAACAACCGCCTTCCAAGGCGATGTGAGTCATCGATGCCTGCCACACTTCCCTAGAATCAGCTGTAGGTGCACAATATATCTCAATGCCTGCAACAGAAAAGAATTTAGAAATTTTGTGGAAATTCATTTAGGAGCATATTGCAAATATGAACATCCACATgctttttatgacatttccagTAATATCCATTTCTCAAACCGATGTCAtacagaaaatgaaataaactgaGCAATCACATAGGATCCAGGAATGCTAttcaaaatacaactttttcccctttatactcctacaaaGACTAAGATTAGTGGCTCAATTCTCTTACTTACACTATCAATTATCAAACTTTATCTTATTACTGATGCTAAATCAAACTTGACCGAGAAAACCTGTTGTTGTAGCTTCCAACACGGGAATAATGGATCCATCTCATTATCCTTCTCCGCTTAAATACCAAACTTGGTGCATCCACCAGGTTTCAAACTCGTGACATGCACCTAATATACATCCTGTAATGTACTATCTTTGCCACTGAACCAAAGCCAAGGGGCTCAGAATAGGCCATTAAATGACAACAATCATTCCAAAGAGGCACAACCACAAAAGTAATGATGGATCTATCTGTGGACTGTGACAATGAAATTCAGCTTCATGAACTAAAGTATAAATTAAGTATTTAGACATGAGGAGACAACTGGTATACCATCCTACAAAAAGTCTTGCAAAATCACCCACAATGTATCAGTAATTCAGAAGTTTGAATACATTATAATCAGAAATTACTACAGCATGATTAAACACTGTGAGTTATTGATGAAAATTTAGGCCATATTTTTCATATCAGAACCCAAGCCAGAAAAGCATCTGATTAACCGGCATTTTGATGCCTAGCGGTTCATTACTTTAATAGCACGAATAAAACAACTGCTTTCCTAAATGAATTTTATCACCGTAGGGGCGTAGACGCAAGCAACATAAAACTGGAAACAAATATCTCAGTGTCCCTAAAAGCTATGATCCTCGAGGTAGGTAAAGAAGAACCCAAGAGATCAGCCAAAAATGTCAGACCTTTAGCATACATAGCGGTCCTTAGAAGTGGCATTTTGTTCTCCCAACATATTGCAGCACCAATTTTTCCAATTGGAGTGTCATAAACTGGAATTGTTGATCCATCCCCGAAACCCCAGAGTATCCGTTCCAATGCTGTTGGCATTAGCTTACGATGCTTTCCAAGGTAGTGACCCTGAGAGTCGAAGAAAAGCACTGTGCAATATAGTGTGTATCCATCTCTCTCAATAACACCCATCACCAAGTACACCTTGTATTTTCCAGCCATTGCTGCCAGACGATCAACCTCAGGACCTGCAACCAATAGCTGTAAGTAGGAGTGGCAAACAGATTGGTCAAAAACTAGTTAAgtaaaaatagataaaaatCCAACCCGCCCATATTTAAGacgaaaaaaatgttttaaccgatggataatatggatatccatattagaATAGTTAGGTGAGAACACAAGCTAAAAGCCAAAATAAGCTTAGACCCCCAGAAAGCAAGAACTCATGGAAAATAACAAGCAAACAAATGAGTATtcataatatggatatccatactATCCATCTGGATATCCATTTTTTAGTAGATAATATGGAGATGGTTAATTGTTTTTTTACCCATTTTGCCAGTCCTAGCTGGGGTGGGGAGGAACCTTTTTCTTTAGAAGGAAAACAAAATGGGTTAGAGGTTATACAGACAAACAGCATACATATGTTTAGGTGAAATGTAAAGGACTTGGTAAGTTTCAGCGTGACGTATCTTAGCAACAAAGTCCAGaaagaaattcaaatttcatAACATGTTTGTTGGTTCTCTGTATCCCAAATCAACAATTTTTAACATCTGCGTCCTGAATTTTCAAGCTAAGGTCCTTTGCTCCTTGAGCTGaattaatgttgaacaccttCAATTCAATTTTCCTCTAACCATAATTAACGAGAAAATGGAACTGTGTTATactttttaaggaaaatatataatttaatcgTAGGAATGTGTCACAAAGTCCTTATCTTCTTATATATTCAGTTTTTTGTAAGTAATTCAGTTAAATACATTGTTCcgaatttgaaatatttaagaACCACCCCcgatcaaatatttttcttggcAGAGAGTTAACTGATCAAGAAATCAAAGAGTTTTTGACCTGGCACATCAATGGCCGAAGCCAGATATTTGCGAAACTCCTCCTTCCCTTTGGCTGTCCGATTCCCAATTGAGACACCAAATGTTGATCCACGTGGATAACCACCAATAAATGCTTCAGGAAACACCACCAGCTGAGAACCATAAGAAGCCGCTTCGGCAAGCAGCCTCTCAGCCT encodes:
- the LOC132065499 gene encoding bifunctional nitrilase/nitrile hydratase NIT4B, whose translation is MALVQTQTVNEGPLFAEVEMAGDSSAPTVRATVVQASTIFYDTPATLDKAERLLAEAASYGSQLVVFPEAFIGGYPRGSTFGVSIGNRTAKGKEEFRKYLASAIDVPGPEVDRLAAMAGKYKVYLVMGVIERDGYTLYCTVLFFDSQGHYLGKHRKLMPTALERILWGFGDGSTIPVYDTPIGKIGAAICWENKMPLLRTAMYAKGIEIYCAPTADSREVWQASMTHIALEGGCFVLSANQFCRRKDYPPPPEYVFSGTEDDLTPDSVVCAGGSVIISPSGAVLAGPNYEGEALISADLDLGEIARAKFDFDVVGHYARPEFLSLIVRDHPVCPVSFTSTSSTSKAESSPK